The bacterium DNA window CTGGATTGATAGCCTCGCCCCTGTTTACGGAAAAACTCCAGGACATCCGGATCCAGACGGAGCGTCACCTGCTTTTTGGGGCCCGGCCAGACAACCGCCTTTTTGAAAAAATCCTCCTCCAGTGGCGGGATATCGGAGTAGTCGATCTCGGATTCC harbors:
- a CDS encoding BrnA antitoxin family protein, producing MKKRSKTDWDGVKAMKESEIDYSDIPPLEEDFFKKAVVWPGPKKQVTLRLDPDVLEFFRKQGRGYQSRINAVLRKYVEAQTQ